In Candidatus Aegiribacteria sp., a single genomic region encodes these proteins:
- a CDS encoding diguanylate cyclase, protein MKILIADDDPISRKILSKVVTDIGYEPVTVSNGQEALDRVKRKEFSVILLDWMMPGMDGIEVCREIRKLDAEHVCYIIINSAREGSNDISRALRAGANDYISKKTNSTELKARIGVAVRTAQLEKKLIDLNNQLKYLVRTDSLTGLLNHAAILKELSMELDRGKRDVTSTSILMLDLDRFKAVNDTYGHQVGDKVIRAFSRLLSQSCRSFDRIGRYGGEEFLIVLPRTQREESISIGDRIRTRIATLQIDKEIENLRVTCSIGCCTAEKSEKHSSSMVAAADSALFRAKKAGRNRVVPCK, encoded by the coding sequence ATGAAGATACTGATTGCGGACGACGACCCGATAAGCCGAAAAATTCTATCGAAGGTTGTCACTGATATTGGCTACGAGCCTGTTACAGTCAGCAACGGGCAAGAGGCTCTGGATAGAGTTAAACGGAAGGAATTTTCAGTTATTCTCCTTGACTGGATGATGCCCGGCATGGACGGTATTGAGGTCTGCAGGGAAATTCGAAAACTTGATGCTGAACATGTTTGCTACATTATTATCAACAGCGCAAGGGAAGGATCGAATGACATCAGCAGGGCTCTCAGGGCTGGCGCGAATGATTATATCTCGAAGAAAACGAACTCGACCGAACTCAAGGCCAGAATAGGTGTAGCTGTAAGAACCGCGCAGCTTGAGAAAAAGCTGATCGATCTCAATAATCAGCTTAAGTATCTTGTCAGAACAGACAGCCTTACCGGACTGCTGAACCATGCGGCCATTCTCAAGGAGCTCAGCATGGAACTTGACAGGGGAAAGAGAGATGTCACTTCAACAAGCATACTGATGCTGGACCTCGACCGATTCAAGGCGGTGAATGATACCTACGGCCACCAGGTCGGTGACAAGGTTATCAGAGCTTTTTCCAGACTTCTCAGTCAGAGCTGCAGATCGTTCGACAGGATTGGCCGCTACGGAGGAGAGGAATTCCTCATTGTTCTTCCAAGAACACAGAGGGAGGAATCCATCTCTATAGGCGACCGTATCAGGACGAGGATTGCAACTCTTCAGATAGACAAAGAGATAGAGAATCTAAGGGTTACCTGCAGTATTGGATGCTGCACCGCGGAGAAATCCGAAAAGCATTCATCCTCAATGGTTGCAGCGGCTGATTCAGCTCTTTTCCGCGCGAAGAAAGCTGGAAGAAATAGGGTTGTACCTTGCAAGTAA
- a CDS encoding class IV adenylate cyclase, producing MLEMELKFKVDDFQKVERYLERIGVEPGDAVRENNLVLDLMGGPLRKTDTLFRLRNCGKGTLVTVKRPLPATALKVRHEEEAVLECSQEDALKLFKLLGYGVVYRYKKTRKECRVGEATICLDELWFGRYVEIEAESEEAVMKAVDELEFDPAEGIRFSYAALEREAEQKSDSRET from the coding sequence TTGCTTGAAATGGAATTGAAGTTCAAAGTTGATGATTTTCAAAAAGTAGAGCGGTACCTGGAAAGAATCGGGGTTGAACCGGGAGATGCCGTAAGAGAAAACAATCTTGTGCTTGATCTTATGGGAGGGCCTCTGAGAAAGACGGATACCCTTTTCCGACTGCGGAACTGCGGAAAAGGCACACTTGTAACGGTCAAAAGACCTCTTCCGGCAACTGCGTTGAAAGTGCGGCATGAGGAGGAAGCTGTTCTTGAGTGTTCCCAGGAGGATGCGCTGAAACTATTCAAACTTCTGGGTTACGGAGTAGTTTACCGGTACAAAAAAACGAGAAAGGAATGCAGGGTTGGTGAAGCTACAATATGCCTGGATGAACTCTGGTTCGGCCGATATGTTGAAATCGAGGCAGAATCGGAGGAAGCCGTCATGAAGGCTGTTGATGAACTTGAATTCGATCCGGCGGAGGGGATAAGATTCAGCTATGCGGCCCTTGAGAGGGAAGCGGAACAGAAAAGTGATTCGAGAGAAACCTGA
- a CDS encoding PHP domain-containing protein, which translates to MMIEKKAVLHVHTDASDGTGSIENVIQKAISAGVDILGINDHNTLDARERGFGGWKSPLFVLAGTELEDSEKNSHLLAYGIDELPRTWDTREQISFVNENGGIAIAAHPTEEPGKLPKTRSYTWKGGDTTGLSGVEVWNYMSLWKKGISAFNVVAKLKHPDRCVEHPDPLAVEFWEGTGGCAIAGPDAHALKFGIGRMQMEVFSYEMLFRRLLTHILLDDNLSDSDEIAEKQILNALKRGSCFTSNVLYGDASGFRADKKDDSILIHLPGDGEVVVSKCGGVFWQDDLEAGDHRINLEQTGSISIGVFREGRTWIYCGIP; encoded by the coding sequence ATGATGATTGAAAAAAAAGCTGTACTTCACGTTCACACCGATGCATCCGATGGAACCGGTTCAATAGAAAATGTTATACAAAAGGCGATATCCGCTGGAGTGGACATTCTTGGAATCAACGACCACAATACACTTGACGCAAGGGAAAGAGGTTTCGGAGGCTGGAAATCACCCCTTTTTGTACTTGCCGGCACTGAACTTGAGGATTCAGAGAAGAACAGCCATCTCCTGGCCTACGGAATCGATGAGCTTCCCCGGACATGGGATACTCGGGAACAGATATCCTTCGTGAACGAAAACGGAGGTATAGCCATTGCCGCTCACCCGACAGAGGAACCGGGTAAACTGCCGAAGACAAGAAGCTATACATGGAAAGGCGGAGATACGACCGGACTCTCGGGAGTTGAAGTATGGAATTACATGTCACTCTGGAAGAAAGGGATATCAGCCTTCAATGTTGTGGCGAAACTGAAGCATCCGGACAGGTGCGTGGAACATCCTGACCCCCTTGCGGTAGAGTTCTGGGAAGGAACCGGAGGCTGCGCGATTGCAGGACCGGATGCCCATGCTCTGAAATTCGGGATCGGACGCATGCAGATGGAAGTCTTTTCATACGAGATGCTGTTCAGAAGACTTCTGACACACATACTTCTGGATGATAACCTGTCAGATTCCGATGAGATCGCCGAGAAGCAGATACTGAATGCTCTTAAGAGAGGATCATGTTTTACCAGCAATGTCCTGTATGGTGACGCTTCCGGTTTCAGGGCAGACAAAAAGGATGACAGCATTCTCATTCATCTTCCAGGTGACGGTGAAGTAGTTGTAAGCAAATGCGGAGGTGTATTCTGGCAGGATGATCTTGAAGCCGGAGACCACCGGATTAACCTGGAGCAAACTGGAAGCATTTCAATCGGAGTGTTCAGGGAAGGCAGAACATGGATATACTGCGGAATTCCATAA
- a CDS encoding cation-translocating P-type ATPase, with the protein MKNTEYYRLTPRETLENLGSSEKGLSRKTAEKIRSRVGSNEIVADVSVPKWMVFLKQFRDLLVLVLIAAGIVSIAIGSYRDGAVMFIIVIINAIIGFIQEYKAAKILERLKELIKSPAKVMVDGELTEVAQGMLVPGDIVEVEAGDRIPADTRLLECFDFRTVEFSLTGESMPQEKHTNAIRDNCIISDQENMAFMGTTVATGSATGIVVRTGMATEMGKIASMTLETATVKSPLQKELGILAKWLTLIVVVLSIGLFGVALWQGFPVVTSMILALGVAVASVPQALPAQVTVALTAASKRLAERKAVVKSLPSIETLGSTTVICTDKTGTLTKNEMTVTKVWFNRSEYEFTGIGYRPEGTLLDSNGNPLTGEQIDDVEILMDAATMASNAEIHAPDEEHQSWYPVGDPTEAALVTMSTKLGTRSPTEDEENPELHEFPFDSDRKRMSSVRKFGDRIELAMKGATDSVLAISKYIYINGEAVPITDEDRERIRAVNEEYSNRALRVLAIAFRPLELDGSDYVLEEIEKDVVFLGLVGMTDPPKEGVKEAIAACRKARVRIVIMTGDHAITAKAVGREIGLCRSGEPPVYTGEQLENMNDEELTRILMTDDSVIFSRVSPAHKLRIVNILEDQEEVVAVTGDGVNDAPALKRADIGVAMGITGTDVAKEAAELILLDDSFPTLVEAIREGRTIYSNLKKTVLASMTTNAAELAIVILGLTAVALGNWAIPILALQILAIDLLAEVMPLTCLTFDPSAKGVMRISPRKQCYHIMNRQSSLEVLFLGLLIGGLAFGNYALSMFRTGEVFPTHMDVFPVDYLRATTIAYLTIAFCQFANVLSRRYDLTSVFNRNFFNNRILLWSILGSIVLILTAIYVPPISGFLYFSGPGIIDWLFVLGAALLFLAVFELMKCRKRVKHEKAAAVC; encoded by the coding sequence ATGAAGAACACAGAATATTACCGTCTGACTCCGCGGGAAACCCTTGAAAATCTTGGATCCTCCGAAAAAGGATTATCCAGAAAGACAGCAGAGAAGATACGTTCTCGGGTGGGTTCCAACGAAATTGTTGCGGATGTTTCCGTTCCAAAATGGATGGTCTTTCTGAAGCAGTTCCGGGATCTGCTGGTTCTTGTGCTTATAGCGGCGGGAATCGTTTCAATTGCCATAGGCAGTTACCGAGACGGTGCCGTAATGTTCATAATAGTAATTATAAACGCTATTATCGGTTTTATTCAGGAGTACAAGGCTGCGAAAATACTGGAGCGGCTGAAGGAGCTTATCAAATCCCCGGCTAAAGTAATGGTGGATGGAGAGCTTACCGAGGTTGCGCAGGGCATGCTTGTCCCGGGGGATATAGTAGAAGTTGAAGCGGGTGATAGGATACCTGCCGATACAAGACTACTTGAATGCTTCGACTTCCGGACAGTGGAATTCTCACTTACAGGTGAATCCATGCCCCAGGAGAAGCACACAAACGCTATCAGGGATAACTGCATAATTTCCGATCAGGAAAACATGGCATTCATGGGTACAACGGTGGCGACCGGCAGCGCAACAGGAATTGTTGTCAGAACCGGTATGGCAACCGAAATGGGCAAGATCGCAAGCATGACCCTCGAAACGGCTACCGTTAAATCCCCGCTTCAGAAGGAACTTGGAATTCTGGCAAAATGGCTGACCTTAATAGTCGTTGTTCTCAGTATAGGGCTCTTCGGAGTAGCTCTCTGGCAGGGATTTCCGGTTGTGACAAGCATGATACTTGCCCTCGGTGTTGCCGTAGCTTCCGTTCCACAGGCACTTCCTGCTCAGGTAACGGTTGCTCTTACCGCTGCCAGTAAAAGGCTCGCTGAACGAAAAGCCGTCGTTAAAAGCCTTCCATCTATTGAAACCCTGGGTTCTACTACAGTTATCTGTACGGACAAGACGGGTACACTGACCAAAAACGAAATGACCGTAACGAAAGTCTGGTTCAACCGTAGCGAATACGAGTTTACCGGGATAGGATACAGGCCGGAGGGCACATTGCTTGATTCGAATGGCAACCCTCTGACCGGAGAACAGATAGATGACGTGGAGATATTAATGGATGCCGCAACGATGGCATCCAACGCTGAAATACACGCCCCTGATGAAGAACATCAAAGCTGGTATCCTGTTGGAGATCCGACCGAGGCCGCCCTTGTAACCATGTCCACTAAACTGGGAACCAGAAGCCCCACTGAGGACGAGGAAAATCCGGAACTGCATGAATTCCCTTTCGATTCAGATAGAAAGAGGATGAGTTCCGTGCGGAAGTTCGGCGACAGGATAGAGCTGGCCATGAAAGGCGCGACTGACAGCGTTCTCGCCATTTCGAAGTACATTTACATAAACGGGGAAGCCGTACCCATTACAGATGAGGACAGAGAACGGATAAGGGCTGTCAACGAGGAGTACTCCAATCGGGCGCTCAGGGTTCTGGCCATCGCCTTTCGTCCCCTCGAGTTGGATGGAAGTGATTACGTACTGGAGGAGATAGAGAAAGACGTAGTATTCCTGGGTCTTGTGGGAATGACCGATCCTCCAAAAGAGGGAGTGAAAGAGGCTATAGCCGCGTGTCGTAAGGCCAGAGTAAGAATAGTGATTATGACCGGAGATCATGCGATAACCGCAAAGGCGGTTGGCAGGGAGATCGGTCTGTGCCGGTCGGGAGAACCGCCCGTTTACACAGGGGAACAGCTGGAGAACATGAACGACGAGGAGCTTACACGGATTCTCATGACGGATGATTCTGTGATATTCTCAAGGGTGAGTCCCGCGCACAAGCTCAGAATCGTTAATATTCTTGAGGATCAGGAAGAAGTGGTGGCTGTAACAGGTGACGGTGTTAACGACGCTCCCGCGCTGAAGCGGGCTGATATAGGTGTCGCCATGGGAATTACAGGAACCGATGTCGCGAAGGAAGCCGCCGAATTGATACTTCTTGATGACAGTTTTCCGACGCTGGTGGAGGCTATCAGGGAAGGAAGGACGATCTACAGTAATCTCAAGAAAACCGTTCTTGCTTCCATGACCACGAATGCGGCCGAGCTCGCCATCGTAATACTCGGGCTTACCGCGGTTGCACTGGGCAACTGGGCAATACCAATCCTTGCTCTTCAGATACTTGCAATCGATCTTCTCGCGGAAGTAATGCCCCTTACATGCCTTACCTTTGACCCCTCAGCAAAGGGAGTCATGAGGATTTCCCCAAGAAAACAGTGCTATCACATAATGAACAGGCAGTCATCCCTGGAGGTGTTGTTCCTCGGACTCCTGATTGGTGGGCTTGCTTTCGGCAATTACGCGCTCAGTATGTTCAGGACCGGTGAGGTTTTTCCCACGCACATGGATGTATTTCCCGTTGACTACCTGAGAGCGACAACAATCGCGTATCTGACAATCGCTTTTTGTCAGTTCGCCAATGTACTTTCAAGGAGATATGACCTTACCTCCGTCTTCAACAGGAATTTTTTCAATAACAGAATTCTGCTCTGGTCGATTCTGGGATCCATCGTTCTCATACTTACAGCAATATATGTGCCGCCGATAAGTGGGTTTCTGTACTTCAGCGGACCGGGGATAATCGACTGGCTGTTCGTACTGGGTGCCGCGCTGCTATTCCTGGCTGTATTCGAGCTGATGAAATGCAGAAAACGGGTCAAGCATGAGAAAGCTGCGGCCGTCTGCTGA
- a CDS encoding electron transfer flavoprotein subunit beta/FixA family protein yields MRIVVAVKQVPDTAEVRIDEERGTLIREGVPSILNPFDEYALEEAMKWRDDLGGTVTVITMGPPQAEAVLREAISMGADEAILLSDRAFAGADTWATSHTLAKAVEKMGDIDIVMTGKQAIDGDTAQTGPGIAASLDWPQVTFVGKVREIDENSIIAERYVEGGCEIIRSTLPVVITVLKDANTPRLPSLRGKMKARKIEIPVWNRADLELPEDEVGLDGSPTRVVKITTPEAFSDGEIHHGEPEELAMLIVDSLLGKEGR; encoded by the coding sequence ATGCGGATAGTTGTTGCAGTAAAACAGGTTCCCGATACAGCTGAGGTGAGGATAGATGAGGAGCGCGGTACTCTCATTCGCGAAGGGGTTCCTTCAATACTTAACCCCTTCGATGAGTATGCCCTTGAGGAGGCTATGAAATGGAGGGACGACCTGGGAGGAACAGTCACAGTTATAACAATGGGGCCTCCACAGGCTGAAGCTGTACTTAGAGAAGCGATTTCAATGGGAGCTGATGAAGCAATTCTTCTTTCAGACAGGGCGTTTGCCGGGGCGGACACATGGGCTACAAGCCATACTCTGGCGAAGGCAGTGGAAAAAATGGGAGATATAGATATCGTCATGACCGGTAAGCAGGCAATTGACGGAGACACAGCACAGACTGGCCCCGGTATAGCGGCATCACTGGACTGGCCCCAGGTTACATTTGTTGGCAAAGTACGAGAAATCGATGAGAACAGTATTATCGCTGAACGTTACGTTGAAGGCGGCTGCGAGATAATCAGATCCACCCTTCCTGTTGTCATCACAGTGCTGAAAGACGCGAATACACCAAGGCTTCCCTCCCTCAGAGGAAAGATGAAAGCCAGGAAGATCGAGATTCCTGTATGGAACAGGGCAGATCTTGAACTTCCAGAGGACGAAGTCGGTCTCGATGGGTCACCTACAAGAGTTGTGAAGATTACAACTCCTGAAGCATTCTCTGACGGAGAAATCCACCATGGGGAGCCGGAGGAACTGGCCATGCTCATAGTCGATTCCCTACTTGGGAAGGAGGGCAGGTAA
- a CDS encoding electron transfer flavoprotein subunit alpha, which produces MASIEVRKETCVGCGACVPACPFGAISMKDDLAVISDECTLCGACESSCSFGAIIIRTGESGEIEIGKYSGIMVLAEQRDGVVDHSTLELLGEAGRLAEVDGSEISVVLLTEEAGDWPDKLISYGADTVYFAEDPKLKHFRTEPFTRITERLIIEQKPAVVLAAATTTGRDLMPRIAKNLNTGLTADCTELAIDTASGGLLQTRPAFGGNILATIVCSDTRPQMSTVRPRVMKANEPDDTRTGKLKKIELSPDDLTSRTEVLEFVPLDEGEIDITEAEVIVSGGRGLKTSENFALLEELASLLDGSVGASRAAIDEGWISYPHQVGQTGKTVQPKTYIACGISGAVQHRVGMQSSERIYAVNKDESAPIFEFCDEGFVGDLFEIVPLVIKEIKRRRK; this is translated from the coding sequence ATGGCAAGTATTGAGGTTCGCAAGGAAACCTGTGTAGGCTGTGGCGCATGCGTGCCGGCATGTCCCTTCGGAGCCATCTCAATGAAGGATGATCTGGCTGTTATCAGTGATGAATGCACACTGTGCGGAGCATGCGAATCATCCTGTTCTTTCGGAGCCATAATAATACGGACAGGAGAATCGGGTGAGATTGAGATAGGTAAGTATTCGGGCATCATGGTGCTTGCCGAGCAGCGTGACGGCGTGGTTGATCACAGCACGCTTGAACTTCTGGGAGAAGCCGGAAGGCTGGCAGAGGTTGATGGGAGCGAAATATCGGTGGTTCTTCTTACCGAAGAAGCCGGTGACTGGCCGGACAAACTCATCAGTTACGGTGCGGACACTGTATATTTTGCGGAAGACCCGAAACTCAAACATTTCAGAACCGAACCGTTCACCAGAATTACAGAAAGACTGATAATCGAACAGAAACCGGCGGTTGTACTGGCTGCTGCAACTACTACAGGCCGTGATCTCATGCCCAGAATTGCCAAGAATCTGAACACCGGGCTTACCGCCGATTGCACAGAACTGGCAATCGATACTGCTAGCGGAGGTCTCCTTCAGACGAGACCAGCTTTCGGAGGGAATATCCTGGCAACTATCGTATGTTCGGATACAAGGCCTCAAATGTCGACTGTAAGACCCAGGGTAATGAAAGCCAACGAACCTGATGATACCAGAACAGGAAAACTGAAGAAGATAGAACTGTCTCCCGATGATCTGACCAGCAGGACGGAAGTGCTGGAGTTCGTACCGCTGGATGAGGGAGAAATCGATATAACAGAGGCTGAGGTGATAGTGTCAGGCGGCAGAGGACTTAAGACTTCTGAGAATTTCGCTCTGCTTGAGGAGCTTGCGAGCCTTCTGGATGGAAGTGTTGGAGCAAGCCGCGCGGCGATTGATGAAGGCTGGATTTCGTATCCGCATCAGGTTGGGCAGACGGGGAAAACCGTGCAGCCTAAAACCTACATCGCGTGCGGTATATCCGGAGCTGTTCAGCACAGGGTTGGGATGCAGTCATCCGAAAGGATTTATGCCGTTAACAAAGATGAATCCGCCCCGATCTTCGAATTTTGTGATGAGGGCTTTGTAGGAGACCTCTTCGAAATTGTCCCCCTTGTTATCAAGGAAATCAAGCGCAGGAGAAAGTAA
- the pyrE gene encoding orotate phosphoribosyltransferase, giving the protein MSEKRVIEILKSCDALLEGHFRYTSGRHGKQYFEKIRIVQEPQFVDELGRMMAAKMDDIREDIDLVCAPAYGAVVFGFATALHMGRRFAFLQRDVEAKMSIRSGFMDIVKGSRILLVEDICTTGGSIVESIDALNTAGAEVLQVGLIVDRTAGKLQLDIPYRALLSVEAVSWDSDECPLCKEGIPITVPGSSGKKG; this is encoded by the coding sequence GTGAGTGAGAAAAGAGTAATCGAGATACTTAAATCATGTGATGCCCTGCTTGAAGGGCATTTCAGATATACATCTGGCCGCCATGGAAAACAGTACTTCGAAAAAATCCGAATCGTTCAGGAACCGCAATTCGTGGACGAACTGGGCAGGATGATGGCTGCGAAGATGGATGATATCAGAGAAGATATCGATCTTGTATGCGCCCCCGCATACGGAGCTGTAGTCTTTGGATTCGCAACCGCTCTTCATATGGGAAGAAGGTTTGCCTTTCTTCAGAGGGACGTCGAAGCGAAGATGTCTATAAGATCGGGGTTCATGGATATTGTTAAAGGCAGCAGGATTCTTCTTGTGGAAGACATATGCACCACAGGCGGCAGCATCGTTGAATCTATTGATGCCTTGAATACAGCCGGAGCAGAAGTCCTGCAGGTGGGTCTTATCGTTGATAGAACCGCGGGGAAGCTGCAACTTGATATTCCATACAGAGCACTTTTGAGCGTGGAGGCAGTCAGCTGGGACAGTGATGAATGTCCCCTGTGCAAAGAGGGCATTCCAATAACTGTTCCGGGTTCATCCGGTAAAAAGGGATAA
- a CDS encoding acyl-CoA dehydrogenase family protein: MNYYLSEELNDIKEICAEIASKYIIPARAKLDEENKFPREIIKIMADSDLCGIYIPEEYGGSAEMFGGGSMALAVATEELSKACGGVAVSFAANALGAMPILISGSDEQKKKYLPDLASGTKLAAFALTESEAGSDAGGVKTKAVIDGDSYILNGTKQWITNGGEAQIYTVIAQTDPTRGARGLTAFIVEEGTPGFSYGKKEDKMGIRASSTMELIFEDCRVPAENIITREGYGFIVAMRTLNTSRPGVAAQAVGIAQGALDEAAKYASERVQFGQRIDSFQGIQFMLADMATQVEAARALVYSTAKMIDAGEKKFEKESAMAKVFASDVAMKVTTDAVQILGGYGYMKEYPVEKMMRDAKITQIYEGTNQIQRSVIASALIKETAARGK, from the coding sequence GTGAATTATTATCTTTCTGAAGAATTGAATGATATAAAGGAAATATGTGCGGAGATTGCTTCGAAGTATATCATTCCCGCCCGGGCGAAGCTTGATGAGGAGAACAAATTTCCCCGCGAGATCATTAAGATTATGGCAGACAGCGATCTTTGCGGCATCTATATCCCGGAAGAATATGGGGGTTCGGCAGAAATGTTCGGCGGCGGTTCAATGGCTCTTGCCGTGGCAACCGAGGAACTTAGCAAGGCCTGCGGAGGTGTTGCGGTGTCATTTGCCGCCAACGCACTGGGAGCCATGCCTATACTCATATCAGGATCCGATGAACAAAAGAAAAAATACCTTCCCGATCTTGCATCCGGCACCAAGCTTGCAGCTTTCGCTCTCACGGAGTCTGAAGCTGGAAGCGATGCTGGAGGGGTGAAGACCAAAGCTGTAATAGATGGAGACAGCTACATTCTCAACGGAACCAAGCAGTGGATAACGAACGGCGGAGAAGCTCAGATTTATACAGTCATTGCCCAGACCGATCCTACAAGGGGTGCCAGAGGGCTCACCGCCTTCATAGTTGAGGAGGGTACACCCGGATTCAGTTACGGCAAAAAAGAGGACAAAATGGGTATAAGGGCATCCTCAACCATGGAGCTGATATTCGAGGATTGCAGAGTTCCCGCTGAGAACATCATAACAAGAGAAGGCTACGGATTCATAGTAGCCATGAGAACCCTTAACACATCCCGTCCGGGAGTAGCAGCACAGGCTGTTGGTATCGCACAGGGAGCTCTTGACGAAGCGGCAAAGTACGCCTCTGAAAGGGTGCAGTTCGGGCAGAGGATAGATTCCTTCCAGGGAATACAGTTCATGCTTGCCGATATGGCAACCCAGGTTGAGGCTGCACGGGCTCTGGTTTACAGTACGGCAAAGATGATAGATGCCGGGGAAAAGAAGTTCGAGAAGGAATCCGCCATGGCAAAAGTGTTTGCCAGCGATGTTGCCATGAAAGTTACTACGGACGCCGTTCAGATTCTTGGCGGTTACGGTTATATGAAAGAGTATCCTGTCGAGAAGATGATGCGGGATGCCAAAATCACACAGATATACGAAGGTACAAACCAGATCCAGCGAAGTGTAATAGCATCTGCGCTGATTAAGGAAACAGCCGCCAGGGGGAAATAG
- a CDS encoding zinc-dependent peptidase translates to MEIFPRRKIEARLGVTFLACLLFSLPFMLSRKGLIVVPVIFIIGAVYYLAIYYPKYKKRKRISENPLSSEDRAILSEYVTFYKTMSGDKKRTYEADIAIFLAEHTISGVDDVEITRKVELLVAATAVRLVFGRPEWEYRDFGEILVYPGGFRTDGSYSTDLQGSDSAAAGLVHSSGNVILSLPHLLRGFQHDNDGYNVGYHEFAHVLDGYRPDGVPDELALGAYRPWIEVMHREFEKVNKGKSMLRQYAGTNPAEFFACSVEAFFEKPEMMKQKAPELYKQLSDFFNQNP, encoded by the coding sequence ATGGAGATATTCCCACGCAGGAAGATAGAGGCACGGCTGGGAGTGACATTCCTGGCCTGTCTTTTATTCAGCCTTCCTTTCATGCTTTCCCGAAAAGGTCTGATAGTCGTCCCGGTGATCTTCATCATCGGCGCGGTTTACTACCTTGCCATATACTATCCGAAGTACAAAAAAAGGAAAAGGATATCTGAGAACCCTCTCAGCAGTGAGGACAGGGCAATCCTTTCAGAATATGTGACTTTCTATAAAACGATGTCCGGTGATAAAAAGCGGACCTACGAGGCCGATATAGCAATATTCCTGGCGGAACATACGATAAGCGGTGTGGACGACGTGGAGATAACCAGGAAAGTAGAACTGCTTGTTGCCGCAACGGCCGTTCGTCTGGTCTTTGGAAGGCCGGAGTGGGAGTACAGAGATTTCGGTGAAATTCTTGTATATCCCGGTGGTTTTAGAACCGATGGTTCGTATTCCACCGATCTGCAAGGCAGCGATTCAGCGGCAGCGGGACTTGTCCATTCATCGGGGAACGTAATTCTATCTCTTCCACATCTCCTTCGTGGATTTCAGCACGATAACGACGGGTACAATGTTGGGTATCACGAATTCGCACACGTGCTTGACGGATACCGTCCCGATGGCGTTCCCGATGAGCTTGCACTGGGAGCTTATCGACCCTGGATTGAAGTCATGCACAGGGAGTTCGAGAAAGTTAACAAGGGGAAGTCCATGCTTCGTCAATACGCTGGAACAAATCCAGCCGAATTCTTCGCCTGTTCTGTCGAAGCGTTTTTTGAAAAACCCGAAATGATGAAGCAGAAAGCTCCCGAACTTTACAAGCAATTATCGGATTTTTTTAACCAGAATCCCTGA
- a CDS encoding DUF4878 domain-containing protein, whose product MRKILAVLGVVGLAVMACGGGGGASTPEDAVNGAFNAMKSGDIDAMAQYVPEADRSEITDMSDEDKEMMQGMLSLMSAMEFKVIGSEIDGETAIVTMEMTFMGETDESEVELMLENGSWVITSGGMF is encoded by the coding sequence ATGCGAAAGATTCTTGCTGTTCTTGGTGTTGTGGGCCTTGCTGTTATGGCCTGCGGTGGTGGCGGAGGCGCAAGCACTCCAGAAGATGCTGTTAACGGTGCGTTCAATGCTATGAAATCCGGCGACATAGACGCCATGGCGCAGTATGTGCCGGAAGCGGATCGTTCTGAGATTACAGATATGTCCGACGAAGACAAAGAAATGATGCAGGGCATGCTCAGTCTTATGTCCGCCATGGAATTCAAGGTCATTGGTTCTGAAATTGACGGAGAAACCGCAATAGTAACCATGGAAATGACCTTTATGGGTGAAACCGATGAATCCGAAGTCGAGCTTATGCTCGAGAACGGCAGCTGGGTAATTACCAGTGGCGGTATGTTCTAA